One window from the genome of Mucilaginibacter ginsenosidivorans encodes:
- a CDS encoding UbiX family flavin prenyltransferase, which translates to MKRRIVVAITGASGAIYAKLLLEKLQQLSSLIDQVAVVMSDNAKQVWQFELDNDDYQKIPFKFYTKTDFMAPFASGSARFDTMVIIPCSMGTLGRIASGVSDDLVTRAADVILKERRKLILVARDMPFNLIHIRNMQTVTEAGGIICPAVPSYYSKPKTIEDVAMTVVNRVIDLMGLENDSYRWNEE; encoded by the coding sequence ATGAAAAGAAGGATAGTAGTTGCCATTACCGGTGCCAGCGGTGCCATTTATGCAAAGTTGTTACTGGAGAAACTACAACAATTAAGTTCACTGATAGACCAGGTGGCCGTAGTAATGTCGGACAATGCGAAGCAGGTTTGGCAATTCGAATTGGACAACGACGACTATCAAAAAATACCCTTTAAATTTTACACAAAAACCGATTTCATGGCGCCATTCGCATCGGGTTCTGCCCGGTTCGATACCATGGTGATCATTCCCTGTTCCATGGGCACTTTAGGAAGAATAGCCAGCGGCGTCTCCGATGACCTGGTAACCCGGGCCGCTGATGTAATTTTGAAGGAACGCCGGAAACTGATACTTGTTGCCCGGGATATGCCGTTCAACCTAATCCATATCCGCAATATGCAGACGGTTACCGAGGCGGGGGGCATTATTTGCCCGGCAGTACCGTCGTACTACAGCAAGCCCAAAACTATTGAAGATGTGGCCATGACCGTTGTGAACAGGGTGATAGACCTGATGGGCCTGGAGAACGACAGTTACAGGTGGAACGAAGAATAG
- a CDS encoding Ppx/GppA phosphatase family protein: protein MRYAAIDIGSNAIRLLIADIIENNESVSFKKNTLIRVPLRLGDDAFLEQHISDRKATDLVKTMRAFRNLMDVYKVTDYTAYATSAMREARNGQEIVHTIKTDAEIDLEIINGQKEAKIIYSNHSEDNIDKSKNYLYIDVGGGSTELSLFSDGKLLASRSFNIGTIRILDNQDKEETWQEMREFVREHTRMFKTVSGIGTGGNINKLYRLSEEKNGAPLTFLKLKSLYSYLNSFSLKDRINVLGINQNRADVIIPASEIYLSVMKWANIKNIFVPSVGLVDGIIQTLIEKNLLHRD, encoded by the coding sequence TTGAGATACGCCGCTATTGATATAGGCTCGAACGCTATAAGGTTGCTTATAGCAGATATTATCGAGAACAACGAGTCTGTTTCGTTCAAAAAAAATACGCTGATACGGGTGCCACTCCGTTTGGGCGATGATGCGTTCCTGGAACAGCATATATCCGACAGGAAAGCCACCGACCTGGTAAAAACCATGCGCGCTTTTCGCAACCTGATGGATGTATACAAAGTGACCGACTATACCGCGTATGCCACCTCGGCCATGCGGGAGGCAAGGAACGGGCAGGAGATAGTACACACGATCAAAACGGATGCTGAGATTGACCTGGAGATCATCAACGGGCAAAAAGAGGCAAAGATCATTTACTCCAACCACTCCGAGGACAATATTGATAAAAGCAAGAACTATCTCTACATCGATGTGGGCGGCGGCAGTACTGAACTGTCACTATTTTCGGACGGAAAATTGCTGGCGTCGCGCTCGTTTAATATAGGTACCATACGGATACTTGACAACCAGGACAAGGAAGAGACCTGGCAGGAAATGCGCGAATTTGTGCGCGAGCACACCCGGATGTTCAAAACCGTCAGCGGCATCGGAACAGGGGGGAATATTAACAAGCTTTACAGGCTATCAGAAGAGAAGAATGGCGCGCCGTTAACCTTCCTGAAACTGAAGTCGCTATACAGTTATCTGAACTCTTTTTCGCTGAAGGACCGCATTAACGTACTGGGAATCAACCAGAACCGGGCCGATGTGATCATACCGGCAAGCGAGATATACCTGTCGGTAATGAAATGGGCGAACATCAAAAATATCTTTGTTCCGAGTGTGGGTTTAGTGGACGGGATCATCCAGACCCTGATCGAAAAAAACTTGCTCCACCGGGATTAA
- the ppk1 gene encoding polyphosphate kinase 1, which produces MDVKKIPLINREISWLYFNDRVLQEASDPTVPLIDRIRFLAIFSSNLDEFYRVRVATLSRLSNLNEKAKEILGYNPKKVLSQIKNIVVKQERKFYNLYENIIIKQLAEEKIFILNDKQLNVTRGAFVKSYFRERLLATLVPIMLDEGQPFPELRDRGVYFFVKLTKKQKSRYALIEIRDSLSRFLVLPETNNLKFIILLDDIIRYSLEDIFFIFDHDNIEAYSIQLTRDAELDLDKEVSEKFIDALSKSLQKRKKGKPMRLLYDSEMPLEMVNYLVKNIGLHAENLIPGNRYLNFKNFIAFPNVGRPELEYVSYPPLPVNDLSFGKSLMELIAKKDYLVSTPYQSYDYVIHFLREAAIDPKVKEINITLYRLADHSHVIHALINAAKNGKKVACLVELRARFDEQNNITYSSRLEEEGVSVLYGVPNYKVHSKICLVTRIEKGKQAYYACFSTGNFNEKTARIYADHTLFTANTKLTGDLVEIFKSLKQNSLAKGLKHLIVSPIDSRPAIYKLIDNEIKNAKAGKEAYMIFKMNSLADEQVINKLYQASNAGVKIKMIVRGMCCLVPGVKGWSENIEVISIVDKYLEHARVHIYCNGGKELMYLTSADFMTRNIDNRVEVGFPIYDEEIKKEIRDIIDIQLDDNTKAREINSQNNNKYHKTKSDMPCRAQIDIYNYLKHKN; this is translated from the coding sequence ATGGATGTTAAAAAGATACCTTTAATCAACAGGGAAATAAGCTGGTTATATTTTAATGACAGGGTTTTGCAGGAGGCATCCGATCCGACCGTCCCTTTGATTGACCGTATACGGTTCCTGGCCATCTTTTCATCCAACCTCGATGAGTTCTACCGTGTGCGGGTTGCAACATTGAGCCGCCTATCCAACCTGAATGAAAAAGCCAAAGAAATATTGGGTTACAATCCCAAGAAGGTACTCAGCCAGATCAAGAACATTGTTGTAAAGCAGGAGCGGAAGTTTTACAACCTGTATGAGAATATTATCATCAAGCAGCTTGCGGAGGAAAAAATATTTATCCTGAACGACAAGCAATTGAACGTAACAAGGGGTGCTTTTGTGAAAAGCTATTTCCGCGAGCGACTATTGGCAACACTGGTGCCCATTATGCTTGACGAGGGCCAACCATTTCCTGAATTGCGCGACAGGGGCGTTTATTTCTTTGTCAAGCTAACAAAAAAACAAAAGTCGAGGTATGCGCTTATCGAGATACGTGATAGCTTATCAAGATTTCTTGTGTTGCCCGAGACCAACAACCTTAAATTTATAATCCTGCTGGACGATATTATCCGGTACTCGCTCGAAGATATCTTCTTCATTTTTGATCATGATAACATCGAGGCGTATTCCATACAGCTTACCCGGGACGCCGAATTGGACCTGGACAAGGAGGTGAGCGAAAAATTCATCGACGCCTTATCCAAAAGCCTGCAAAAACGAAAAAAAGGCAAACCGATGCGCCTGCTGTATGACAGCGAAATGCCTTTGGAAATGGTTAATTACCTGGTAAAAAATATTGGCTTGCATGCCGAGAACCTTATCCCGGGCAACCGCTATCTCAATTTTAAAAACTTTATCGCATTTCCGAATGTCGGTCGTCCCGAACTGGAATACGTTTCGTATCCGCCATTGCCGGTAAACGATTTGTCATTCGGGAAGAGCCTGATGGAACTGATCGCTAAAAAGGACTACCTGGTAAGTACACCATACCAATCCTACGACTATGTGATACACTTCCTGCGCGAAGCGGCCATCGATCCGAAAGTAAAGGAGATCAATATAACCTTATACCGCCTCGCGGACCATTCGCACGTCATACACGCGCTGATAAATGCGGCCAAGAACGGCAAAAAGGTTGCCTGCCTGGTTGAACTGCGCGCACGTTTTGACGAGCAGAACAATATTACCTACAGCAGCCGGCTTGAGGAAGAGGGCGTATCGGTATTATATGGTGTGCCTAATTATAAGGTACACTCAAAAATATGTTTGGTTACCCGTATTGAAAAAGGCAAACAGGCGTATTATGCCTGTTTTTCGACCGGAAACTTTAATGAGAAGACGGCCAGGATATATGCCGATCATACGCTGTTTACTGCAAATACGAAACTTACGGGTGACCTGGTTGAAATATTTAAGTCGCTTAAGCAAAACAGCCTGGCAAAAGGCCTGAAGCATTTGATCGTTTCGCCGATAGACTCGAGGCCGGCTATATACAAGCTGATCGATAACGAAATAAAAAACGCTAAAGCCGGTAAAGAGGCTTACATGATATTTAAGATGAACAGCCTGGCCGATGAACAGGTCATAAACAAATTATACCAGGCAAGTAATGCCGGCGTGAAAATAAAAATGATAGTGCGGGGTATGTGCTGCCTGGTGCCGGGTGTTAAGGGCTGGAGCGAAAATATTGAAGTCATCAGCATCGTCGATAAATACCTCGAGCATGCGCGGGTTCATATTTATTGTAACGGGGGTAAGGAACTAATGTACCTTACGTCGGCTGATTTTATGACCCGGAATATTGATAACCGGGTGGAAGTTGGCTTCCCGATATACGATGAAGAGATAAAAAAAGAGATACGGGATATCATTGATATACAGTTGGATGATAATACCAAGGCCCGCGAGATCAACAGCCAGAATAACAACAAGTATCACAAAACCAAAAGTGATATGCCTTGCAGGGCGCAGATAGACATTTACAATTACCTGAAACATAAAAACTAA
- a CDS encoding YajQ family cyclic di-GMP-binding protein, giving the protein MPTFDIVSKIDGQTLDNAINTAKKEILNRYDFYDSKSTIELDKKTNQLTIVTENDMRLKAIKDSVISRMVKQGLDPSSLDDGKEQYASGNMIRKEIKIREGIDKPTASKIVKKIKDSGLKVQASIMDDQVRVQGKKIDDLQAVIALCRKEDFGQPLQYINMRN; this is encoded by the coding sequence ATGCCAACATTTGATATTGTAAGCAAAATTGACGGCCAAACGCTCGACAACGCCATCAACACTGCCAAAAAGGAAATATTGAACCGCTACGATTTCTACGACTCCAAAAGCACCATCGAACTCGATAAAAAAACCAACCAGCTAACTATCGTCACCGAAAATGATATGCGCCTGAAAGCCATTAAGGATTCTGTTATCAGCCGGATGGTGAAGCAAGGCCTCGATCCCTCATCGCTCGACGACGGCAAGGAGCAATACGCATCGGGCAACATGATACGTAAGGAAATTAAGATAAGGGAAGGTATCGACAAGCCTACCGCGTCAAAAATCGTCAAAAAAATAAAGGATAGCGGACTGAAGGTACAGGCCTCCATTATGGACGACCAGGTGCGTGTGCAGGGAAAAAAGATAGACGACCTGCAGGCGGTTATAGCCCTATGCCGCAAAGAGGATTTTGGTCAGCCATTGCAGTATATTAATATGAGAAACTAA